The following are encoded in a window of Pseudomonas sp. JQ170C genomic DNA:
- a CDS encoding magnesium transporter CorA family protein, giving the protein MIKSFQLAQGALYASESLDSQVLLFVDPDTAERELLKRRFRIDEHALASALDPDEVSRIEFHPDSLFLIWKRPENYSGGDSFSFEVSSFGLLLQAERLVLIAPDDSQVRGLGTRHDLQAPLDVLLDMLFSNIHHYLGHLKVIKMVARELQQRFNSSMHNHHLIQMFNLSESLIYYINAIHSNGTVLSRLRNHAQKNHFDAQLIELIDDLIIENTQCYKQAEIYSTVFAGLMDARGNLANNTMNEMLRKLTLINVVFLPLNLIASIGGMSEFSMMTSGVPWWLAYPALVMAMLLLGGVMVLFLKRLARDFRGGHPVGAVSTASRPGAAKRFFTRVFS; this is encoded by the coding sequence AGCTGCTCAAACGCCGGTTCCGCATTGATGAGCATGCGCTGGCGTCAGCGCTGGATCCCGATGAGGTATCACGTATCGAGTTCCACCCGGACAGCCTGTTCCTGATCTGGAAGCGTCCGGAGAATTACTCGGGCGGAGACAGTTTCTCCTTTGAGGTGTCCTCTTTCGGTCTATTGTTGCAGGCAGAGCGCCTGGTGCTCATCGCGCCAGACGACTCGCAAGTACGAGGTCTGGGTACCCGCCATGACTTGCAGGCACCGCTGGATGTGTTGCTGGATATGCTGTTCAGCAACATCCATCACTACCTGGGTCACCTGAAGGTGATCAAGATGGTTGCCCGCGAGCTGCAGCAGCGCTTCAACAGCTCGATGCACAACCACCACCTGATACAGATGTTCAATCTCAGTGAAAGCCTGATCTATTACATCAACGCCATCCACAGCAATGGCACGGTGCTTTCGCGGTTGCGTAACCATGCGCAAAAAAACCACTTTGATGCGCAGCTCATCGAGTTGATCGACGACCTGATCATCGAGAACACCCAGTGCTACAAGCAGGCGGAGATCTACTCCACCGTGTTTGCCGGCCTGATGGACGCGCGCGGCAACCTGGCCAACAACACCATGAACGAAATGCTGCGCAAGCTGACGTTGATCAACGTGGTGTTCCTGCCCCTGAACCTGATCGCCAGCATCGGCGGCATGTCCGAATTCAGCATGATGACCAGTGGGGTGCCGTGGTGGCTGGCCTATCCGGCACTGGTCATGGCGATGCTGTTGTTGGGCGGGGTGATGGTGTTGTTCCTGAAACGCCTGGCCCGGGATTTTCGTGGAGGGCATCCCGTGGGCGCGGTGAGTACAGCCTCGCGTCCGGGCGCTGCAAAACGATTTTTCACCCGCGTGTTCTCGTGA
- a CDS encoding YkvA family protein has product MNSILKRLQRWAKTLKKQTMVLWFCCHHPETPKLPKFIAMLVVAYALSPIDLIPDFIPILGYLDDLIILPMGIWLAIYLMPSQVLAACEIKAIEWEKSQTGRPVNKIAALVIIVFWALLLLGIWMA; this is encoded by the coding sequence ATGAATAGCATCCTCAAACGACTGCAGCGGTGGGCGAAAACGCTTAAAAAACAAACCATGGTGCTTTGGTTCTGTTGCCACCACCCGGAGACGCCAAAGTTACCTAAATTTATTGCCATGCTGGTGGTCGCTTATGCGTTGAGCCCGATCGACTTGATTCCCGACTTTATCCCGATACTTGGTTATCTGGATGATCTCATCATTCTGCCAATGGGTATTTGGCTCGCGATCTATCTGATGCCGTCACAGGTGCTGGCAGCGTGCGAAATCAAGGCCATTGAATGGGAAAAATCACAGACCGGGCGACCTGTTAATAAAATTGCTGCCCTGGTCATCATCGTGTTTTGGGCACTGCTATTGCTCGGCATATGGATGGCGTAA
- a CDS encoding winged helix-turn-helix domain-containing protein has product MQLFRAVWGLSHTTDTPCLRVLMGGLRKKVEADPSQPRHLVTETGAGYRFIP; this is encoded by the coding sequence ATGCAACTGTTCAGAGCGGTCTGGGGCCTTTCACACACGACAGACACGCCCTGCCTGCGGGTGTTAATGGGCGGGCTGCGCAAGAAAGTCGAAGCCGATCCCTCGCAGCCACGCCATCTGGTGACTGAAACCGGCGCTGGCTATCGGTTCATCCCGTGA
- a CDS encoding sensor histidine kinase — protein sequence MSAEPFWSRYRPFRGIASIGSTEPFDLLHGFSIISFLIIGVVAIGLGSLSTRFLMNESLERDALLSAQFIQSVAIGEIRHHDLSGMQMGAVLAPSVYSMLNEETVRNRGRARSEFLDHLAHLPDILLATIYSPERVVVWSTNPALIGRTVVADAALDAAFISTGSVSARYNDVQDGRIEQQFVRAPQEFFVENYIPLIDDQGNVLAMVEIYKEPVDLIERVNRGFRLIWMATALGGLGIYFGLFWIVWRASKLLASQQDQLVANKTYGGLVEMSTAVAHSMRNPLASIRTSAELAQSMEGQPARKNIADIVSQVDRMSIWVRDLLLCLRPLRGESEQVDLVGAVHSVLSSFEQQLAYSKVKVAFVSGPIPLVISHQLLLAQVLNSVIANAIEAMAEGGRLDISTTLSADGQKLYLSINDTGKGMTRQQEMMAFKSFYTTKLGGLGIGLIMVKQIMERFGGEVSLSSEEQAGTRVCLCFKVAS from the coding sequence ATGAGTGCAGAGCCGTTCTGGTCCAGGTACCGACCCTTTCGAGGTATCGCATCAATCGGCTCTACCGAGCCGTTCGATTTGCTGCACGGGTTCTCGATTATCAGCTTCCTGATTATCGGTGTCGTTGCCATTGGCCTGGGGTCGCTGTCGACCCGCTTCCTGATGAATGAGAGCCTTGAGCGCGATGCGCTGTTGTCGGCTCAGTTCATTCAGTCCGTGGCTATTGGGGAAATCCGCCATCACGACCTCTCCGGCATGCAGATGGGCGCGGTTTTGGCGCCCTCGGTGTATAGCATGTTGAATGAAGAGACAGTGCGTAACCGGGGAAGAGCGCGATCCGAATTTCTCGATCACCTCGCCCATCTTCCAGACATTCTATTAGCGACAATCTATTCGCCTGAGCGTGTGGTTGTGTGGTCAACCAATCCGGCCCTGATAGGACGCACGGTTGTTGCAGATGCGGCGTTGGACGCGGCCTTTATATCCACGGGGAGTGTTTCGGCGAGATACAACGATGTTCAGGATGGGCGGATCGAACAGCAGTTTGTCCGTGCGCCGCAGGAGTTCTTCGTTGAGAACTACATTCCCTTGATTGATGATCAAGGGAATGTCCTGGCGATGGTGGAAATCTATAAAGAGCCCGTGGATTTAATCGAGCGGGTAAATCGAGGCTTTCGTTTGATCTGGATGGCCACCGCGCTGGGTGGCCTGGGCATTTACTTCGGGCTGTTCTGGATCGTGTGGCGTGCATCGAAGTTGTTGGCGTCCCAGCAGGACCAACTGGTCGCTAACAAGACCTATGGCGGGCTGGTCGAAATGTCGACTGCGGTGGCGCACAGCATGCGTAACCCACTGGCAAGCATCCGTACCAGTGCCGAGTTGGCGCAAAGCATGGAGGGGCAGCCGGCGAGGAAAAACATTGCGGATATTGTCAGCCAGGTTGACCGCATGTCGATTTGGGTGAGGGATCTGCTGTTGTGTTTGCGTCCATTGCGAGGCGAGTCAGAGCAGGTCGATCTGGTCGGTGCGGTTCATTCGGTACTGAGCTCTTTCGAACAGCAACTGGCTTACTCGAAAGTCAAGGTAGCGTTCGTTTCCGGGCCAATCCCGCTGGTGATAAGTCATCAACTGCTACTGGCCCAGGTGCTTAACAGTGTGATCGCCAATGCCATAGAGGCGATGGCGGAGGGCGGCCGGCTGGATATCAGCACCACCCTGTCCGCGGATGGGCAAAAGCTCTACCTCTCGATCAACGACACTGGTAAAGGCATGACTCGCCAGCAGGAGATGATGGCCTTCAAATCCTTCTACACCACCAAACTGGGCGGACTGGGTATCGGCTTGATCATGGTCAAACAGATCATGGAGCGCTTTGGCGGGGAAGTTAGTCTCAGTAGCGAAGAACAGGCGGGGAC